A stretch of the Takifugu flavidus isolate HTHZ2018 chromosome 1, ASM371156v2, whole genome shotgun sequence genome encodes the following:
- the LOC130533160 gene encoding suppressor of cytokine signaling 3-like yields MVTFNGPKALAMSSVRSADARVQGSNFTPHHFKPFSSNEHYQQVMRALRKLQESGFYWGAMGGREASSTLRSEPPGTFLIRDSSDHHHFFTLSVQTARGTKNLRIHSEGGGFFLQPDPQNAHELPQFDCVLKLIAHYMGKGSEAGGRGGAGACGGDPGGAEVKARSVYLIHTGGERIPLELRRPLLTSLSSLQHLCRTTLNNRGLGRPEQSEQLPSSIKDYLEEYDAPI; encoded by the exons ATGGTAACCTTCAACGGACCAAAAGCCCTCGCCATGAGCAGCGTGAGGTCAGCGGACGCCAGGGTTCAGGGGTCAAACTTCACCCCGCATCACTTCAAGCCGTTTAGCTCCAACGAGCATTACCAGCAG GTGATGCGCGCCTTACGGAAGCTCCAGGAGAGTGGCTTTTACTGGGGGGCCATGGGGGGCCGGGAGGCCAGCTCCACGCTGCGCTCCGAACCACCCGGTACCTTCCTGATCCGCGACTCCTCCGACCATCACCACTTCTTTACCCTGTCGGTGCAGACGGCCCGAGGAACCAAGAACCTGCGCATccacagcgaggggggggggttcttcctGCAGCCGGACCCTCAGAACGCCCACGAGCTCCCCCAGTTTGACTGCGTGCTGAAACTCATCGCGCACTACATGGGCAAAGGGTCGGAGGCCGGAGGCCGGGGCGGCGCCGGCGCCTGCGGGGGCGACCCCGGGGGGGCCGAGGTGAAGGCGCGCAGCGTTTACTTGATCCACACCGGCGGAGAGAGGATCCCTTTGGAATTACGTCGCCCCCTTTTGACTTCGCTGTCGTCCCTGCAGCATTTGTGCAGGACCACCCTCAACAATCGGGGCCTGGGGAGGCCGGAACAGTCCGAGCAGCTCCCGAGCAGCATCAAAGACTACCTGGAGGAGTACGACGCTCCTATATGA